Proteins from a genomic interval of Bradyrhizobium sp. CCBAU 53340:
- a CDS encoding MFS transporter has product MTDQTLAAPIDDQQERQRGFTRYQSLLVALLAFAQFTIILDFIIMSPLGAIMMPSLNITAGQFGVAVSAYAFSAGLSGILAAGFADRFDRKRLLLFFYIGFTLGTALCAIAQDYHVLLLGRVVTGLFGGVIGSIVLAIVTDLFPLHLRGRVMGFVQTAFAASQVLGVPAGLFLANHWNWHVCFAAIVGLAIVTIAIIAFAMEPVDAHLKLKQDRNPFHHLVATVLEPRYTLAFAVTTLLATGGYMLMPYSSAFTVNNIGIDIVNLPTIYLVSGLFSIVTGPLVGRASDTFGKYPTFMFGCAMTVLMVLIYTHLGHVSLVTAITVNVLLFVGIFSRMIPSQAIMSAIPDPTQRGSFSAISASLQQLSGGIGSVLAAAIISQQADGSLLHFERIGYVVVTTTIVTLVAMYFVQKGVAARTGKSVV; this is encoded by the coding sequence ATGACAGACCAGACGCTCGCCGCACCGATCGACGATCAGCAGGAACGCCAGCGCGGCTTTACGCGCTATCAGTCGCTTCTCGTGGCGCTGCTCGCATTCGCGCAGTTCACCATCATTCTCGACTTCATCATCATGTCGCCGCTCGGCGCCATCATGATGCCATCGCTCAACATCACGGCCGGACAATTCGGCGTCGCGGTGTCGGCCTATGCCTTCAGTGCGGGATTGTCGGGCATCCTCGCCGCCGGCTTTGCCGACCGGTTCGACCGCAAGCGGCTGCTGCTGTTCTTCTATATCGGCTTCACGCTCGGCACGGCGCTCTGCGCGATCGCGCAGGATTATCATGTGCTGCTGCTCGGCCGCGTCGTGACCGGATTGTTCGGCGGCGTGATCGGCTCGATCGTGCTGGCCATCGTCACCGACCTGTTTCCGCTGCATTTGCGCGGCCGCGTGATGGGTTTCGTCCAGACCGCCTTTGCCGCGAGCCAGGTGCTCGGCGTCCCGGCCGGACTATTCCTCGCCAATCACTGGAACTGGCATGTCTGTTTCGCCGCGATCGTTGGCCTCGCGATCGTGACCATCGCCATCATCGCCTTCGCCATGGAGCCGGTCGACGCGCATTTGAAGCTGAAGCAGGACCGAAACCCGTTCCACCACCTGGTCGCGACCGTGTTGGAGCCGCGCTATACGCTCGCCTTCGCGGTCACGACCTTGCTGGCGACCGGCGGCTACATGCTGATGCCGTACTCAAGCGCCTTCACCGTGAACAATATCGGCATCGACATCGTGAACCTGCCGACGATCTATCTGGTCTCCGGCCTGTTCAGCATCGTCACGGGGCCACTGGTCGGCCGCGCCAGCGACACATTCGGCAAATATCCGACCTTCATGTTCGGCTGCGCCATGACCGTGCTCATGGTGCTGATCTACACCCATCTCGGCCACGTCTCGCTGGTGACCGCGATCACCGTCAACGTGCTGCTGTTCGTCGGCATCTTCTCGCGCATGATCCCGTCGCAGGCGATCATGTCGGCGATCCCCGATCCCACCCAGCGCGGCTCGTTCAGCGCCATCAGCGCCTCGCTGCAGCAGCTCTCCGGCGGCATCGGCTCGGTGCTCGCGGCCGCGATCATCTCGCAGCAAGCGGACGGCTCGCTGCTGCATTTCGAGCGGATCGGCTACGTCGTCGTCACCACCACGATCGTCACGCTGGTGGCGATGTACTTTGTGCAGAAGGGGGTGGCGGCGCGGACGGGGAAGAGCGTCGTCTGA
- a CDS encoding NIPSNAP family protein → MIYELRTYRTLPDRMPALLKRFETRTLKIWERLGIRQLGFWRTTVGPSHLDLVYILVWDSLAERERRWNAFAADPEWLEAAAASEVDGPILANITSSFMSPTSFSALQ, encoded by the coding sequence ATGATCTACGAGTTGCGCACCTATCGCACCCTTCCGGACCGGATGCCGGCACTGCTGAAGCGCTTTGAAACGCGGACACTGAAGATTTGGGAGCGATTGGGCATTCGCCAGCTTGGCTTTTGGCGGACCACGGTCGGACCGTCACACCTTGATCTCGTCTACATCCTTGTCTGGGACTCGCTCGCGGAGCGGGAGCGTCGTTGGAATGCCTTCGCAGCAGATCCCGAATGGCTGGAGGCAGCCGCGGCCTCGGAGGTCGACGGGCCAATCCTCGCGAATATCACGAGCTCTTTCATGAGCCCAACAAGCTTCTCGGCCCTGCAATAA
- a CDS encoding UbiA family prenyltransferase, with product MEQPVRQVDRSEAAPGSAPAPARTLVIDLEGALLRSELLMEALFSAPARLLARFGAGGRAGMAALTDVLARAELDYAHLPYDADVLNQALAARARGARIFLVADRFADHAAGIAAYLGFDGVVTSASLAASDHLPFDRASIERIDSVSRTRASLKTWAKALRVYQYAKNTLLFVPVITAHQMNLATLGATLLAFLAFSACASGAYLMNDLLDLAADRQHPTKRHRALAAGDLPISSALSAIPALWGFALVASLCISPLFLGVLTAYLATTIAYSLALKRKMLVDVVTLAGLYSLRIVAGAVAAGVVLSEWLMVFSLFVFTSLALIKRFSELSMRQGEGLADPSNRDYRISDLHIIAAMAAASAMNAVTVFALYVSSSAVTPLYSRPWMLWLLAPLLLYWFGRALMIAHRREMPDDPIIYAFRDGASRLTVAAMVCIMLAAI from the coding sequence ATGGAGCAGCCCGTCAGGCAGGTCGATCGGAGTGAGGCCGCGCCGGGTTCTGCCCCGGCGCCGGCCCGCACCCTCGTCATCGATCTCGAAGGCGCGCTGCTGCGCTCCGAGCTGCTTATGGAAGCGCTGTTCTCTGCCCCTGCCCGCCTGCTGGCCCGCTTCGGCGCCGGCGGACGCGCCGGCATGGCGGCGCTCACGGACGTCCTGGCGCGCGCCGAACTCGACTATGCCCACCTGCCCTACGATGCCGACGTGCTGAACCAGGCGCTCGCAGCGCGCGCGCGCGGCGCCAGGATCTTTCTGGTCGCGGACCGCTTCGCCGACCATGCCGCCGGCATCGCCGCGTATCTCGGCTTCGACGGCGTGGTGACTTCGGCCAGCCTTGCCGCTAGTGATCATCTGCCGTTCGATCGCGCATCGATCGAGCGCATCGACAGCGTCAGCCGCACCCGCGCGAGCCTGAAGACCTGGGCGAAGGCGCTGCGGGTCTATCAATACGCCAAGAACACGCTGCTGTTCGTGCCCGTGATCACCGCGCACCAGATGAATTTGGCGACGCTCGGTGCGACGCTGCTGGCATTCCTGGCGTTCTCGGCCTGTGCGTCGGGCGCCTATCTGATGAACGATCTGCTCGATCTCGCCGCCGATCGTCAGCACCCGACCAAGCGCCATCGCGCGCTTGCGGCCGGCGACTTGCCGATCTCGTCGGCGCTGTCGGCGATCCCTGCGCTGTGGGGCTTCGCGCTGGTCGCCAGTCTCTGCATCTCGCCGCTGTTTCTTGGTGTGCTCACCGCCTATCTCGCCACCACCATCGCCTATTCGCTCGCGCTCAAGCGCAAGATGCTGGTCGACGTCGTCACGCTCGCCGGTCTGTATTCCTTGCGCATCGTTGCCGGCGCCGTCGCGGCTGGCGTGGTGCTGTCGGAATGGCTGATGGTGTTCTCGCTGTTCGTGTTCACCTCGCTCGCGCTGATCAAGCGCTTCAGCGAGCTCAGCATGCGTCAGGGCGAGGGCCTTGCCGATCCCTCCAACCGCGACTACCGCATCAGCGATCTCCACATCATCGCTGCGATGGCCGCGGCGAGCGCCATGAATGCGGTGACGGTGTTCGCGCTCTACGTCTCCTCCTCCGCGGTGACGCCGCTCTACAGCCGCCCCTGGATGCTCTGGCTGCTCGCGCCGCTGCTGCTCTACTGGTTCGGCCGGGCCCTGATGATCGCGCATCGCCGCGAGATGCCCGATGACCCCATCATCTACGCCTTCCGGGATGGCGCGAGTCGCTTAACCGTGGCGGCGATGGTCTGCATCATGCTGGCGGCGATCTGA
- a CDS encoding GlxA family transcriptional regulator translates to MSYFLPMLTPASAIPRHIVFVAFEGFQVLDLAGPMQVFLSASEHARDSTTGLPIDYRVSVVSSGPNRVQGSLSLAINAEPLPSTLMPGTTVMVVGGKGVGAASRDRLLIDWLRSHMDEAERICSVCNGALLLARAGLLAGKRATTHWVECDNLQRNFRDVTVDRDAIYVRDGKIWSSAGISAGIDLALALVADDHGEAAAAVTAKWMVLYVKRPGNQSQFSEFIETIDPDKAGAFGELHQWILGNISRDLSVPELAAKAGMSERTFARKYRTLIGVPPAETVKRLRADTARHYLRTSTLPLKTVAARCGFGSVEQMNRVHLKFYGLTSRTLRDIG, encoded by the coding sequence TTGTCGTATTTTCTGCCAATGCTCACACCGGCCTCGGCAATTCCTCGGCATATTGTCTTTGTGGCCTTTGAGGGCTTCCAGGTGCTCGATCTCGCCGGCCCGATGCAGGTGTTCCTTTCGGCGAGCGAACATGCGCGGGATTCCACAACAGGGCTGCCGATCGATTACCGGGTCTCGGTCGTGTCGTCCGGTCCCAACAGGGTACAGGGCTCCTTGTCGCTGGCGATCAATGCCGAGCCTTTGCCGTCCACGTTGATGCCCGGAACGACGGTCATGGTGGTTGGAGGAAAGGGCGTCGGAGCGGCGTCGCGCGATCGCCTTCTGATCGACTGGTTGCGGAGCCACATGGACGAGGCGGAGCGGATCTGCTCCGTCTGCAACGGTGCACTCCTGCTTGCACGGGCCGGGTTGCTTGCGGGCAAGCGAGCAACAACGCATTGGGTCGAGTGCGACAATCTCCAACGGAACTTCCGCGATGTCACGGTCGACCGCGATGCCATCTATGTGCGCGACGGCAAAATCTGGAGTTCCGCAGGGATAAGCGCCGGCATCGACCTCGCCCTTGCGCTCGTCGCTGACGATCACGGTGAAGCAGCCGCCGCAGTCACGGCCAAGTGGATGGTCCTCTACGTCAAGCGACCAGGCAACCAGTCGCAATTCAGCGAATTCATCGAGACCATTGACCCTGACAAAGCGGGAGCCTTTGGGGAGCTGCACCAGTGGATCCTGGGCAATATCAGCCGCGACCTCAGCGTTCCCGAGCTTGCGGCTAAGGCGGGCATGAGCGAGCGGACATTCGCACGCAAATATCGAACGTTGATCGGCGTGCCGCCCGCCGAGACCGTCAAACGGCTTCGTGCCGATACGGCACGTCACTATCTTCGGACCTCGACATTGCCGCTTAAGACGGTTGCGGCCAGGTGCGGCTTCGGATCAGTCGAGCAGATGAATCGGGTTCATCTGAAATTCTACGGTCTGACCTCGCGTACATTACGCGACATCGGATAG